In Myotis daubentonii chromosome 16, mMyoDau2.1, whole genome shotgun sequence, one DNA window encodes the following:
- the C16H17orf50 gene encoding uncharacterized protein C17orf50 homolog: MLAQELPARKGHCLELNKDISKRGVKTPLWKKEPEEPGVREEEAEDEGSEEEDEGRQPPESAAAGEAERREAEDAEGRGGSVAYSPLRQEPSAQQVALLRRADSGFWGWLLPLALLRGPAAPADRRRNLPEEPCVLQTQGPPPSGGGCELCEILFCKKCRTLHSNPAYVAHCILEHPDLGEARASGGAGLPGAPGAPPLKASVPPILS, from the exons ATGTTAGCCCAGGAACTTCCTGCCCGCAAGGGCCACTGCTTAGAGCTGAACAAAGACATCAGCAAGAGGG GCGTGAAGACCCCCTTGTGGAAGAAGGAGCCGGAGGAGCCGGGGGtccgggaggaggaggcggaggacgAGGGGTCGGAGGAGGAAGACGAGGGGAGGCAGCCGCCGGAGAGTGCGGCCGCGGGCGAGGCGGAGCGCCGGGAGGCGGAGGACGCCGAGGGCCGCGGGGGAAGCGTGGCCTACAGCCCGCTGCGCCAGGAGCCCAGCGCCCAGCAGGTGGCGCTGCTGCGGCGCGCGGACAGCGGCTTCTGGGGCTGGCTCCTGCCCTTGGCCTTGCTCCGTGGCCCCGCGGCCCCGGCGGACAG GAGGCGGAACCTCCCGGAGGAGCCGTGCGTGCTGCAGACCCAGGGGCCGCCACCGAGCGGCGGGGGTTGCGAGCTCTGCGAGATCCTCTTTTGCAAGAAATGCAGGACCCTGCACAGCAACCCGGCCTACGTGGCGCACTGCATTCTGGAGCACCCGGATCTGGGTGAGGCGCGGGCTTCGGGCGGGGCGGGGTTGCCGGGGGCCCCCGGAGCGCCCCCACTTAAAGCCTCTGTGCCCCCCATTCTCTCCTGA